One genomic region from Flavobacterium lindanitolerans encodes:
- a CDS encoding SDR family oxidoreductase — protein MKKPDSFPAQQQSPPGKEYKMFPEPEIIQKNYTGSNKLKGKTALITGGDSGIGRSVAVHFAREGANIAIAYYSETKDAEDTKKMILKEGRECLLLKGDLKKESFCKSIVQKTISKFGSLNILVNNAAVQFPKEEIEEIDSKQMLETFETNIYPFFYTTFEAIKHLKKGDCIINTTSVTAYRGSPHLLDYSSTKGSIVSFTRSASGMLADKGIRVNGVAPGPIWTPLIPSTFDEKEVKKFGKDTPMKRAGQPSEVAPAYVFLASQDASYITGQIIHINGGEIVGG, from the coding sequence ATGAAAAAGCCAGATTCTTTTCCAGCTCAACAACAATCACCGCCCGGTAAGGAATATAAAATGTTTCCCGAACCCGAAATTATACAGAAAAACTATACCGGAAGCAACAAGCTAAAAGGCAAAACCGCTTTAATAACAGGTGGCGACAGCGGTATAGGAAGAAGTGTGGCCGTACATTTCGCAAGAGAGGGAGCCAATATTGCCATCGCTTATTACAGTGAAACAAAAGATGCGGAAGACACTAAAAAAATGATACTGAAAGAAGGCAGGGAATGCCTTCTCTTAAAAGGTGATTTGAAAAAGGAATCCTTTTGTAAAAGTATCGTTCAGAAAACCATCAGCAAGTTCGGTTCATTAAACATACTGGTAAACAATGCCGCAGTACAATTCCCGAAAGAAGAAATAGAGGAAATTGACAGCAAGCAAATGTTAGAAACTTTCGAAACCAACATCTACCCTTTTTTCTATACCACGTTTGAAGCCATAAAACACTTAAAAAAAGGCGATTGTATTATCAATACGACCTCAGTAACTGCCTACAGGGGTAGTCCGCATCTTCTGGACTATTCCAGCACAAAAGGTTCAATTGTTTCATTTACAAGATCTGCCTCCGGCATGCTTGCCGATAAAGGCATACGCGTAAACGGAGTGGCACCGGGACCAATCTGGACACCATTAATTCCGTCTACATTTGATGAAAAAGAAGTTAAAAAATTCGGAAAAGACACCCCAATGAAAAGGGCCGGACAACCCAGCGAGGTAGCTCCAGCCTATGTCTTTTTAGCCAGCCAGGATGCCAGCTATATCACCGGACAGATTATACATATTAACGGGGGTGAAATCGTTGGAGGTTGA